A window from Triticum aestivum cultivar Chinese Spring chromosome 6D, IWGSC CS RefSeq v2.1, whole genome shotgun sequence encodes these proteins:
- the LOC123141497 gene encoding acetylajmalan esterase codes for MASPALLRYLVVLLLLVGCPGWPVPPSPASSSSPPRTVDGITAIYNFGDSISDTGNFIREGAVGLMEHTGKLPYGSAIGGPTGRCSDGYLMIDFLAQDLGLPLLSPYLDTGADFTHGVNFAVTGATALDTAALARIGVNMTHTNSSLAVQLQRFKDFMASAAKTPWEVREKLASSLVMVGEIGGNDYNYAFGMNSPQPNGGLNNIGRMITGAVESLALVPLVVKSITGAAKELLDMGATRMVIPGNFPLGCVPSYLEAVNETDRVAYDGNGCLIGLNLFAQMHNVLLLQGIRELRQLYPSATIAYADYFSAYVQMLRGASKMGFDAAAATKACCGAGGGAYNFDMDRICGAPGTAVCARPEEHLSWDGVHLTQHAYKVMTELLYHRGLASPAPVNFPRM; via the coding sequence ATGGCCTCGCCGGCTCTTCTCCGCTACCTGGTTGTGCTACTCCTCCTAGTCGGCTGCCCCGGGTGGCCCGTCCCACCTTCTCCAgcgtcgtcctcctcgccgccGAGGACGGTCGATGGCATCACGGCCATATACAACTTCGGGGACTCCATATCGGATACCGGGAACTTCATCCGGGAAGGCGCCGTCGGGCTGATGGAGCACACCGGGAAGCTCCCCTACGGCTCCGCCATCGGCGGCCCCACCGGCCGATGCTCCGACGGCTACCTCATGATCGACTTCCTCGCCCAGGATCTTGGGCTGCCGTTGCTGAGCCCGTACCTCGACACGGGCGCCGACTTCACGCACGGCGTCAACTTCGCCGTCACGGGCGCCACCGCCCTCGACACGGCGGCCCTCGCCAGGATAGGGGTCAACATGACCCACACCAACAGCTCCCTCGCTGTCCAGCTCCAACGCTTCAAGGATTTCATGGCCAGCGCCGCCAAAACCCCGTGGGAGGTGCGCGAGAAGCTGGCGAGCTCACTGGTCATGGTCGGAGAGATCGGCGGGAACGACTACAACTACGCCTTCGGCATGAACAGCCCTCAGCCCAACGGCGGCCTCAACAACATCGGGCGCATGATAACCGGCGCGGTGGAGTCGCTGGCCCTCGTCCCGCTGGTCGTCAAGTCCATCACAGGCGCGGCCAAGGAGCTGCTCGACATGGGCGCCACGCGGATGGTGATCCCGGGCAACTTCCCGCTCGGCTGCGTGCCGAGCTACCTCGAGGCCGTGAACGAGACGGACCGGGTGGCGTACGACGGCAACGGCTGCCTCATCGGGCTCAACCTCTTCGCACAGATGCACAACGTGCTGCTGCTGCAGGGCATCCGGGAGCTGCGCCAGCTCTACCCGTCCGCGACCATCGCCTACGCCGACTACTTCTCGGCCTACGTGCAGATGCTGAGGGGCGCGTCCAAGATGGGCTTCGACGCGGCGGCCGCGACCAAGGCGTgctgcggcgcgggcggcggcgcgtacAACTTCGACATGGACAGGATCTGCGGAGCGCCGGGGACGGCGGTGTGCGCGAGGCCGGAAGAGCACCTTAGCTGGGACGGCGTCCACCTGACGCAGCATGCCTACAAGGTCATGACCGAGCTGCTCTACCACCGAGGCCTCGCGTCTCCTGCGCCGGTGAATTTCCCGCGCATGTAG